From a single Micromonospora pallida genomic region:
- a CDS encoding alpha/beta fold hydrolase, translating to MSEREATSRARGTGRRGYVDVPWGQVHYRTAGDDDAPVLLIVHQSPLSSATYDTALAPLAARGLRVVAVDTPGFGLSDPPPRPWSIPEYAAGLWQAADALRLGRVHLLGQHTGAVVAAEATLRDPERVHRLILQGLPLYDEQERQEKKTSYAPGYVPDRDGSHLRVIWDRVYGLYPRLTPAEADRQVAEYLLTGPDYATAYRAVFDHELDTEALTKTGIPTVLLHGDADLVHRFTPVVRAALPHAPLVTIPGGTDFVADEQPEAFADAVAAQVHASGSEETAR from the coding sequence ATGAGCGAGCGAGAGGCAACCAGCCGGGCACGCGGAACCGGGCGGCGTGGCTACGTCGACGTGCCGTGGGGCCAGGTGCACTACCGTACGGCCGGCGACGACGACGCCCCGGTGCTGCTCATCGTGCACCAGTCCCCACTGTCGTCGGCCACCTACGACACCGCGCTGGCCCCACTGGCCGCCCGGGGTCTGCGGGTGGTCGCCGTGGACACCCCCGGATTCGGCCTCTCCGACCCGCCGCCGCGTCCCTGGTCGATCCCGGAGTACGCGGCCGGGCTGTGGCAGGCCGCCGACGCCCTCCGCCTGGGCCGGGTGCACCTGCTCGGGCAGCACACCGGCGCGGTCGTCGCCGCCGAGGCCACCCTGCGCGACCCGGAGCGGGTGCACCGGCTCATCCTGCAGGGCCTGCCCCTCTACGACGAGCAGGAGCGGCAGGAGAAAAAGACGTCGTACGCGCCGGGCTACGTCCCCGACCGCGACGGCAGCCACCTGCGGGTGATCTGGGACCGGGTGTACGGCCTCTACCCCCGGCTCACCCCGGCGGAGGCCGACCGGCAGGTCGCCGAGTACCTGCTGACCGGCCCGGACTACGCCACGGCCTACCGGGCGGTCTTCGACCACGAACTCGACACCGAAGCCCTGACGAAGACCGGAATCCCCACCGTGCTGCTGCACGGCGACGCGGATCTGGTGCACCGGTTCACCCCGGTGGTGCGGGCCGCGCTGCCCCACGCGCCGCTGGTCACCATCCCCGGCGGCACCGACTTCGTCGCCGACGAACAGCCCGAGGCGTTCGCCGACGCGGTCGCCGCCCAGGTCCACGCCAGCGGCTCCGAGGAGACGGCGCGATGA
- a CDS encoding M20/M25/M40 family metallo-hydrolase: MTHPDTAAALAAVDAHFDEFVEELQQLCRIRSRRQEPEEMVRTAEFIAASVRNWGGQADVIEWEHSYPYVLAEVPGAADRSLLHFTHYDVEVEPAGDDADWISPPYAAEIHNDRLYARGVADDKGALMSRIHAVAAWRLAGLTPPVTSRFIVEGKKWLHSPGLGSFVTAHAERLTSDGTLWENSWVDGQDRLLLKLAEKGVLYLRLTAHTLPRDLTSQNTVLLPAATARLAAALARLQEPDGTVTVPGFADDVRPLTDAERDLLAEVDFDGEFLRRRAGVDGFTGGLDDRQAAEAIRTVPTLTVTGIAGGDMRDDVTLGIPATASAKLEIRLVPGQDPDRVLTAIRRHLAATGFGDLDVEVMATSRPNVTDHRDPFVALVADAARRVYGTEPVIEPYTQWIGNQGVLAGRPIVGVGVSRADSGVDGPNENIRLDDYRAGIKHVVEVMAAMAVTA; this comes from the coding sequence ATGACCCACCCCGACACCGCCGCCGCGCTCGCCGCAGTCGACGCCCACTTCGACGAGTTCGTCGAGGAACTGCAACAGCTCTGCCGCATCCGCAGCCGTCGCCAGGAACCCGAGGAGATGGTCCGCACCGCGGAGTTCATCGCCGCCTCGGTACGCAACTGGGGTGGGCAGGCAGACGTCATCGAGTGGGAACACTCCTACCCGTACGTGCTGGCCGAGGTGCCCGGCGCCGCCGACCGGTCGCTGCTGCACTTCACCCACTACGACGTGGAGGTGGAGCCGGCCGGCGACGACGCCGACTGGATCAGCCCGCCGTACGCCGCCGAGATCCACAACGACCGGCTGTACGCCCGGGGGGTGGCCGACGACAAGGGCGCGCTGATGTCCCGCATCCACGCGGTGGCCGCCTGGCGGCTGGCCGGGCTCACCCCGCCGGTCACCAGCCGGTTCATCGTGGAGGGCAAGAAGTGGCTGCACAGCCCCGGTCTGGGCTCGTTCGTCACGGCCCACGCCGAACGGCTGACCAGCGACGGGACGCTCTGGGAGAACTCCTGGGTGGACGGGCAGGACCGGCTGCTGCTCAAACTCGCCGAGAAGGGTGTGCTGTACCTCCGGCTCACCGCGCATACCCTGCCCCGGGACCTGACCAGCCAGAACACCGTCCTGCTGCCGGCGGCGACCGCCCGGCTGGCCGCCGCGCTGGCCCGCCTGCAGGAGCCCGACGGCACGGTCACCGTCCCCGGCTTCGCCGACGACGTACGCCCGCTGACCGACGCGGAGCGTGACCTGCTGGCCGAGGTGGACTTCGACGGTGAGTTCCTACGTCGCCGGGCCGGCGTCGACGGCTTCACCGGCGGCCTGGACGACCGGCAGGCGGCCGAGGCGATCCGTACCGTGCCGACCCTGACCGTCACCGGCATCGCCGGCGGAGACATGCGCGACGACGTCACCCTCGGCATCCCGGCGACCGCCTCGGCGAAGCTGGAGATCCGGCTGGTGCCCGGTCAGGACCCGGACCGGGTGCTCACCGCCATCCGCAGGCACCTGGCCGCCACCGGCTTCGGTGACCTCGACGTCGAGGTGATGGCCACCAGCCGGCCCAACGTCACCGACCACCGGGACCCGTTCGTCGCGCTGGTCGCCGATGCGGCCCGCCGGGTGTACGGCACCGAGCCGGTGATCGAGCCGTACACACAGTGGATCGGCAACCAGGGGGTGCTGGCCGGCCGGCCGATCGTCGGCGTCGGGGTGTCCCGGGCCGACTCCGGGGTGGACGGCCCCAACGAGAACATCCGCCTCGACGACTACCGGGCGGGCATCAAGCACGTGGTGGAGGTCATGGCGGCCATGGCGGTGACGGCATGA
- a CDS encoding SDR family NAD(P)-dependent oxidoreductase encodes MNPNRFDGRVALVTGAARGIGARIAATLAERGATVAQADVAQDWAGLTGGTHTRHRVDVRSAPSCQDLVAEVLDRHGRLDLLVNNAGVVRRGPAATMSEEDFTTVLDVNLTGTFRMCQAAYPALRAARGAVVNLGSTNGHIAVLDTVGYCVSKAGVLHLTRVLALEWAPDQVRVNAVGPTIVPTDMTTDVRGDATYLADKLATIPLGRMAEPADVANAVAYLLSTAAAMVTGQTIFVDGGVTIH; translated from the coding sequence ATGAACCCGAACAGGTTCGACGGGCGGGTCGCCCTCGTGACTGGCGCGGCGCGGGGCATCGGTGCCCGGATCGCGGCGACCCTCGCCGAGCGGGGAGCCACCGTGGCCCAGGCCGACGTGGCGCAGGATTGGGCCGGCCTGACCGGCGGTACGCACACCCGGCACCGGGTCGACGTCCGCTCCGCGCCTTCCTGTCAGGACCTGGTGGCCGAGGTGCTCGACCGGCACGGCCGGCTGGACCTGCTGGTCAACAACGCCGGGGTGGTCCGCCGGGGGCCGGCGGCGACCATGTCCGAGGAGGACTTCACCACCGTCCTGGACGTCAACCTGACCGGCACCTTCCGGATGTGCCAGGCCGCCTACCCGGCCCTGCGCGCCGCCCGGGGCGCGGTGGTCAACCTCGGCTCCACCAACGGACACATCGCGGTGCTCGACACCGTCGGCTACTGCGTCAGCAAGGCCGGGGTGCTGCACCTGACCCGGGTGCTCGCCCTGGAGTGGGCCCCCGACCAGGTCCGCGTCAACGCGGTCGGTCCGACCATCGTGCCCACCGACATGACCACCGACGTACGCGGCGATGCCACGTACCTCGCCGACAAGCTGGCCACCATCCCGCTGGGGCGGATGGCCGAGCCCGCCGACGTCGCCAACGCGGTCGCGTACCTGCTCAGCACCGCCGCCGCGATGGTCACCGGCCAGACGATCTTCGTCGACGGCGGCGTGACCATCCACTGA
- a CDS encoding ABC transporter permease: MATTDVVDTSPRAGAPKPDGPARRPLDLRERPQLWLVPAVFVVVVVAWEYGTQLLEVDEYVLPRPSQIVEALQRQLTDAQFWGHFWVTTQEALLGFVIGVGAAVVLGTVISQIKVVEATLMPYIVAFQTVPKVALAPLFVLWFGFGLTSKVVMAAVISFFPMLVNVIEGLRAADADRIQMLTVFGASKAQIFRMVRLPSALPFIFAGLEIGIVFAILGAVVGEFIGAKEGLGYLLLQTNYNFDIAGMFAVLVVLSVMGLVAHFVIQLLQRRLAFWAEDTKVIGA; encoded by the coding sequence ATGGCAACAACCGATGTGGTCGACACAAGCCCGCGCGCCGGCGCGCCGAAGCCGGACGGGCCCGCCCGGCGCCCGCTGGACCTGCGGGAACGACCCCAGCTCTGGCTGGTCCCGGCCGTGTTCGTCGTGGTCGTGGTCGCCTGGGAGTACGGCACCCAACTGCTCGAGGTCGACGAGTACGTGCTGCCCCGGCCGTCGCAGATCGTCGAGGCGCTGCAACGGCAGCTCACCGACGCCCAGTTCTGGGGCCACTTCTGGGTGACCACCCAGGAGGCGCTGCTCGGCTTCGTCATCGGCGTGGGCGCGGCGGTCGTGCTCGGCACGGTCATCTCCCAGATCAAGGTGGTCGAGGCGACGCTGATGCCATACATCGTGGCCTTCCAGACCGTGCCCAAGGTCGCGCTGGCCCCGCTGTTCGTGCTCTGGTTCGGCTTCGGCCTGACCAGCAAGGTGGTGATGGCCGCGGTCATCTCGTTCTTCCCGATGCTGGTCAACGTCATCGAGGGGCTGCGCGCCGCCGACGCCGACCGGATCCAGATGCTCACCGTGTTCGGCGCGAGCAAGGCACAGATCTTCCGGATGGTCCGGCTGCCCAGCGCACTGCCGTTCATCTTCGCCGGGCTGGAAATCGGCATCGTCTTCGCCATCCTCGGCGCGGTCGTCGGCGAGTTCATCGGCGCCAAGGAAGGTCTGGGCTATCTGCTGCTGCAGACCAACTACAACTTCGACATCGCCGGGATGTTCGCGGTGCTGGTGGTGCTCTCGGTGATGGGGCTGGTCGCCCACTTCGTCATCCAGTTGCTGCAACGCCGCCTCGCCTTCTGGGCCGAGGACACCAAGGTGATCGGCGCATGA
- a CDS encoding ABC transporter ATP-binding protein: MAIKAVGRRTQQPAAVSQGSWIEVVGLDKRYQPRRSAPTQALSDINLTVRRGEFVSVVGPSGCGKTTLLKILAGLSPKTGGAVRIAGREVSKPLPEVGMVFQAPTLLPWRTIFDNIMVPAEIQKLDRAKHRERAQQLLNMVGLSGFERKYPHELSGGMQQRAGICRALVHDPAVLLMDEPFGALDAMTREYMNVELLRIWRESGQTVVLVTHSIPEAVFLSDRVVVLSPRPGRIAEIVPIELERPRDLSVMSSDRAGVYVDRIRSHFNAAGVID, encoded by the coding sequence ATGGCCATCAAGGCGGTGGGTCGCCGGACACAGCAGCCGGCAGCGGTGTCGCAGGGTTCCTGGATCGAGGTCGTCGGTCTCGACAAGCGGTATCAGCCGCGCAGGTCGGCCCCGACCCAGGCACTCAGTGATATCAACCTGACCGTGCGGCGCGGGGAGTTCGTCTCCGTCGTCGGACCCTCGGGATGCGGCAAGACCACCCTGCTGAAGATCCTCGCCGGCCTCAGCCCGAAGACCGGCGGCGCCGTGCGCATCGCCGGCCGGGAGGTGAGCAAGCCCCTTCCCGAGGTCGGGATGGTGTTCCAGGCCCCCACGCTGCTGCCCTGGCGCACCATCTTCGACAACATCATGGTGCCGGCGGAGATCCAGAAACTGGATCGCGCGAAGCACCGCGAACGCGCCCAGCAACTGCTGAACATGGTGGGCCTTTCCGGCTTCGAGCGGAAGTACCCGCACGAGCTGTCCGGCGGCATGCAGCAGCGGGCCGGCATCTGCCGGGCACTGGTGCACGACCCGGCGGTGCTGTTGATGGACGAGCCGTTCGGCGCGCTCGACGCGATGACCCGCGAGTACATGAACGTGGAGTTGCTGCGGATCTGGCGGGAGAGCGGCCAGACCGTGGTGCTGGTGACCCACTCGATCCCGGAGGCGGTGTTCCTCTCCGACCGGGTGGTGGTGCTCAGCCCACGCCCCGGACGCATCGCCGAGATCGTGCCGATCGAGCTGGAACGCCCGCGGGACCTGAGTGTCATGTCCTCCGACCGGGCCGGGGTGTACGTGGACCGGATCCGCAGCCACTTCAACGCCGCCGGCGTTATCGACTGA
- a CDS encoding ABC transporter substrate-binding protein, translating to MKQKWGLLPAALVAAVALAGCGGSGGESSAKEGAPAELTFAIASAVIGPKEEVAMFAVAKELGYFAEEKLTVETINTDGSVAALQAVATGSADVTAADSGSILGAVEKNVPVKAIGGLVQNWPWVMAVKPDSTISGGADLRGKKIGVISLASGSAPYARAYVAAAGLDPAKDVELLPVGVGAQAAAALNDGQVDVLALYTQAYAVIENAGTTLKYLDNPDTFDGIRSLSFAVGARSLDDNKDVYTRFLRAAYKAMLFSANNPEAAMRIGYQVFPQILAGKQAAEQLPNDVRSLEAWLKTATPASGDPKDFADWGAIDDQEWAKTQAYTREAGQITGEVALADLWEPGLLAGANQFDKAAVLDKAANYTK from the coding sequence ATGAAGCAGAAGTGGGGTTTGCTGCCGGCGGCGTTGGTCGCTGCGGTGGCACTGGCCGGATGCGGGGGCTCCGGTGGGGAGTCGAGCGCCAAGGAGGGCGCCCCGGCGGAGTTGACCTTCGCCATCGCCTCCGCGGTGATCGGCCCGAAGGAAGAGGTCGCCATGTTCGCGGTGGCCAAGGAACTGGGGTACTTCGCCGAGGAGAAGCTGACCGTCGAGACGATCAACACCGACGGATCGGTGGCCGCCCTGCAGGCGGTCGCCACCGGCAGCGCCGACGTCACCGCCGCCGACAGTGGTTCCATCCTCGGCGCGGTGGAGAAGAACGTGCCGGTCAAGGCGATCGGCGGCCTGGTCCAGAACTGGCCGTGGGTGATGGCGGTGAAGCCGGACAGCACCATCAGCGGCGGTGCCGACCTGCGCGGCAAGAAGATCGGCGTGATCAGCCTCGCGTCCGGCTCGGCGCCGTACGCGCGGGCCTACGTCGCGGCGGCCGGTCTCGACCCGGCCAAGGACGTGGAACTGCTGCCCGTCGGGGTCGGCGCGCAGGCCGCCGCCGCGCTCAACGACGGCCAGGTCGACGTCCTGGCGCTCTACACCCAGGCGTACGCGGTTATCGAGAACGCCGGTACGACCCTGAAGTACCTGGACAACCCGGACACCTTCGACGGCATCCGCTCGCTGAGCTTCGCCGTCGGGGCACGCAGCCTCGACGACAACAAGGACGTGTACACCCGGTTCCTGCGGGCGGCGTACAAGGCGATGTTGTTCTCCGCGAACAACCCGGAGGCGGCCATGCGGATCGGCTACCAGGTCTTCCCGCAGATCCTCGCCGGCAAGCAGGCCGCGGAGCAACTCCCCAACGACGTGCGCAGCCTGGAGGCATGGCTCAAGACGGCCACCCCCGCCTCCGGCGACCCCAAAGACTTCGCTGATTGGGGCGCCATCGACGACCAGGAGTGGGCCAAGACACAGGCGTACACCAGGGAGGCCGGTCAGATCACCGGCGAGGTGGCGCTGGCCGACCTGTGGGAGCCGGGCCTGCTCGCCGGTGCCAACCAGTTCGACAAGGCCGCGGTGCTCGACAAGGCCGCCAACTACACCAAGTAG
- a CDS encoding nuclear transport factor 2 family protein — translation MDLTQPASLVDHYLQLCEDRQLDRAGRLLAPGARLVFPGGRHFGSLDEMVAASTGTYRWVRKHRDRYLVGTDGDDIAVTSLGRLYGQWPDGTAFDGIRYADVFRVRDRLIVEQHVFNDLAVVVAQREAASR, via the coding sequence ATGGACCTGACGCAACCGGCCAGCCTGGTGGACCACTACCTCCAGCTATGCGAGGACCGGCAGCTCGACCGGGCCGGCCGGCTGCTCGCGCCGGGCGCCCGGCTGGTGTTCCCCGGGGGCCGTCACTTCGGCTCCCTCGACGAGATGGTCGCGGCGTCGACCGGGACCTACCGGTGGGTGCGCAAGCACCGCGACCGGTACCTGGTCGGCACCGACGGCGACGACATCGCGGTGACCTCGCTGGGCCGGCTGTACGGGCAGTGGCCGGACGGCACCGCGTTCGACGGGATCCGGTACGCCGACGTGTTCCGCGTCCGTGACCGGCTGATCGTCGAACAGCACGTCTTCAACGACCTGGCGGTGGTGGTGGCGCAGCGGGAAGCCGCTTCCCGCTGA
- a CDS encoding class I SAM-dependent methyltransferase: MLDIEKRLTLDERSAVDFVLGLRKRWADTVYPALTREYAATGGQAEDIAEAGRALRELSLYPWFSHLERVQQKMLWKTAGDAVLSRRDELAEQLAAIPAQPVGSLQLDPDLALPDWYTDYDIHIQPGGFFSDDMSAYVYEFGARIVMLRDNDGYKFHKLFTDTALPDLPAATRVVDIGCGFGKSTRPLAGRYPTAQIIGIDLAAPGLRLAHAEAEAAGLAVDYRQGDGRATGLQAGSCDVVTGTMVLHEMPAEAIQETIAEAARLLRPGGALRFLEFQLTGDPLRDATVYEHAERNNEPFFHALFGSDLVALCAEVGLTDATWTPFDERRNGMQPEGWGDRSEWHFPWAVLSATKPEA, encoded by the coding sequence TTGTTGGACATCGAGAAACGCCTCACGCTGGACGAGCGCTCGGCCGTGGACTTCGTCCTCGGCCTGCGCAAGCGCTGGGCAGACACCGTCTACCCGGCACTGACCCGGGAGTACGCCGCTACCGGCGGGCAGGCGGAGGACATCGCCGAGGCCGGCCGGGCGCTGCGGGAGCTGTCGTTGTACCCGTGGTTCAGCCACCTGGAGCGGGTGCAGCAGAAGATGCTGTGGAAGACCGCCGGCGACGCGGTGCTCAGCCGCCGCGACGAACTGGCCGAGCAGCTCGCGGCGATCCCCGCCCAGCCGGTGGGCTCGCTGCAACTGGACCCCGACCTGGCGCTGCCGGACTGGTACACCGACTACGACATCCACATCCAGCCGGGCGGCTTCTTCTCCGACGACATGTCCGCCTACGTTTACGAGTTCGGCGCCCGCATCGTGATGCTGCGCGACAACGACGGCTACAAGTTCCACAAACTGTTCACCGACACCGCTCTGCCCGACCTGCCGGCGGCGACCCGGGTCGTCGACATCGGCTGCGGGTTCGGCAAGAGCACCCGGCCGCTGGCCGGCCGGTACCCGACTGCCCAGATCATCGGGATCGACCTGGCCGCGCCCGGGCTGCGGCTGGCGCACGCCGAGGCGGAGGCGGCCGGGCTGGCCGTCGACTACCGCCAGGGCGACGGGCGGGCCACTGGCCTGCAGGCCGGCTCCTGCGATGTGGTCACCGGGACAATGGTGCTGCACGAGATGCCGGCCGAGGCCATCCAGGAGACCATCGCGGAGGCCGCGCGGCTGCTCAGGCCCGGCGGCGCACTGCGGTTCCTGGAGTTCCAGCTCACCGGTGACCCGCTGCGCGACGCGACCGTCTATGAGCACGCGGAACGCAACAACGAACCGTTCTTCCACGCGCTGTTCGGTTCCGACCTGGTGGCGCTCTGCGCCGAGGTGGGCCTGACCGACGCCACGTGGACGCCGTTCGACGAGCGCCGCAACGGCATGCAGCCGGAGGGTTGGGGCGACCGTTCCGAGTGGCACTTCCCCTGGGCCGTACTCTCCGCGACCAAGCCGGAGGCGTGA
- a CDS encoding FAD-dependent oxidoreductase, with the protein MANDGQLRSLLTPVHLGSMRLRNRVFVPGHTTNFGHRNEPTARLAAYHAERARGGVGLIITEAIRVHPTSAGRSISLGSFSDAVIPAYRAVTDAVHEHGARIFAQIMHAGRQANGDATRTAAWSSSPVPWAAGAHVPHAMGHRDVAVVVEAFAAAAGRMYRAGFDGLEVHAGHGHLLQQFLSPHTNQRADAYGGSLDNRLRLTREVLAAVLSAADLPVGLRVSADEFLPGGLDPDAVVEIVARLKHDFPLAYVHVSHSAYHGSYSLATQMADMSFGHAPFRHHAARFKREFPDLPVLAVCRLDSLPEAAELVAAGEADLVGLARPHIADPHLVNKAAEGRQHEARSCLACNQGCIGRLEASLPISCVVNPEVGAEREWRTAWRELASAAGGGRRVLVVGGGPAGLAAAVAARRAGHQVSLAEAGDDLGGQVAVAARVPGRERLGLLTRDLAAEIRSAGVDVRLGWRPGVDAVLAGGYEDVVVATGSRPARRPLPGGPPVLDLWQAVTDLVAPPGGTRLAGTFVVIDDEGTWAAASVAEGIARRGGRVHLVSPIAGVAARITTYSRLALLKRFADLRVAVHSMRTVRAVDATTVALTGPFADADTTLDDVTAVVDAGSAVAVDDLFRELDALPDGPTVHLVGDANAPRTALEAVYEGRLAGAFLGRHDTPAAELVSHAH; encoded by the coding sequence ATGGCCAACGACGGACAGCTTCGATCACTACTCACCCCGGTGCATCTGGGGTCGATGCGCCTGCGCAACCGGGTCTTCGTCCCTGGCCACACCACCAACTTCGGGCACCGGAACGAGCCCACCGCGCGGCTGGCCGCGTACCACGCCGAACGGGCCCGTGGCGGTGTCGGTCTGATCATCACCGAGGCGATCCGGGTCCACCCGACCAGCGCCGGGCGCAGCATCAGCCTGGGTAGTTTCAGCGACGCGGTCATCCCCGCCTACCGGGCGGTGACCGACGCGGTCCACGAGCACGGCGCCCGGATCTTCGCCCAGATCATGCACGCCGGACGGCAGGCCAACGGGGACGCCACCCGCACCGCCGCCTGGTCCTCCTCACCGGTGCCGTGGGCGGCCGGTGCGCACGTACCGCACGCGATGGGTCACCGCGACGTCGCGGTGGTCGTCGAAGCGTTCGCCGCGGCGGCGGGCCGGATGTACCGGGCCGGCTTCGACGGGCTGGAGGTCCACGCCGGACACGGCCACCTCCTGCAACAGTTCCTGTCGCCGCACACCAACCAGCGCGCCGACGCGTACGGCGGCAGCCTGGACAACCGGCTGCGCCTCACCCGCGAGGTGCTCGCCGCCGTGCTGTCGGCCGCGGACCTTCCCGTCGGGCTGCGGGTCAGCGCCGACGAGTTCCTTCCCGGCGGACTGGACCCGGACGCCGTGGTGGAGATCGTCGCCCGACTGAAGCACGATTTCCCGCTCGCCTACGTCCACGTCAGCCACTCCGCCTACCACGGCAGTTACTCGCTGGCGACCCAGATGGCGGACATGAGCTTCGGCCACGCCCCGTTCCGGCACCACGCGGCGCGGTTCAAGCGTGAGTTTCCGGACCTGCCCGTGCTGGCAGTGTGCCGCCTGGACAGTCTGCCCGAGGCCGCCGAACTGGTCGCCGCCGGCGAGGCCGACCTTGTCGGTTTGGCCCGTCCACACATCGCCGACCCGCATCTGGTCAACAAGGCGGCCGAGGGCCGCCAGCACGAGGCCCGCTCCTGTCTGGCCTGCAACCAGGGCTGCATCGGCCGGCTGGAGGCGAGCCTGCCGATCTCCTGCGTGGTCAATCCCGAGGTCGGCGCCGAGCGGGAATGGCGTACCGCCTGGCGGGAACTGGCCAGCGCCGCCGGTGGTGGCCGCCGGGTGCTCGTGGTCGGCGGCGGACCGGCAGGTCTCGCGGCGGCCGTCGCCGCCCGTCGCGCCGGGCACCAGGTCAGCCTGGCCGAGGCCGGTGACGACCTCGGCGGGCAGGTGGCCGTCGCCGCCCGGGTGCCCGGCCGGGAGCGCCTCGGCCTGCTCACCCGCGACCTCGCCGCAGAGATCCGGTCGGCCGGCGTCGACGTGCGGCTCGGCTGGCGGCCGGGCGTCGACGCCGTGCTCGCCGGCGGCTACGAAGACGTGGTCGTGGCTACCGGGTCCCGCCCGGCCCGGCGACCGCTGCCCGGCGGACCACCGGTGCTCGACCTGTGGCAGGCGGTGACGGATCTCGTCGCGCCGCCCGGCGGCACCCGACTGGCCGGCACGTTCGTGGTGATCGACGACGAGGGGACCTGGGCGGCTGCGTCCGTCGCGGAGGGCATCGCGCGGCGGGGCGGCAGGGTGCACTTGGTCTCGCCCATCGCCGGGGTCGCCGCCCGGATCACCACGTACTCCCGGCTGGCGTTGCTGAAACGCTTCGCCGACCTGCGGGTCGCGGTGCATTCGATGCGCACTGTCCGTGCGGTGGACGCCACTACGGTGGCGCTCACCGGCCCGTTCGCCGACGCCGACACCACCCTCGACGACGTCACCGCGGTGGTCGACGCCGGCTCGGCGGTCGCCGTCGACGACCTGTTCCGCGAACTGGACGCCCTGCCCGACGGGCCCACCGTCCACCTGGTCGGTGACGCCAACGCCCCCCGCACCGCGCTGGAGGCGGTCTACGAGGGCCGGCTGGCCGGCGCCTTCCTCGGCCGCCACGACACACCCGCCGCCGAGCTGGTGAGCCATGCCCACTGA
- a CDS encoding serine hydrolase domain-containing protein, translated as MDSVRGIDRRRLVGWGGLAAAGLVAAGVPLVDAEPGHAAPAPTGSDALFAPEPSGHHRIPPETRPGGAYDRYVAELAAEDKFSGVVLLSHRGRTVLSRSYGMADKEKGIRNHEGVAVNLASASQPFLAVAVLQLAQQGKVSLSDKVGTHLTGFATEIAEQVTIHHLLTVTAGLDAPMPDWQRVFTSKEEVHTYYEQWTRQATLVVPPGSGDQAHLAGGGAGLAIAAQIVEAVTGMTFWDYVHEHVFGCSGMTGSAFYTRPQWLTDEHIAHSYMRQADGSRVDAVRNLDKGSPSPQMPGRNPGRAFIGYASGDGFATAPDLVRFAHALRDGTVLDRPFVELLTGAKLPGRTPTSYKAYSGPLHLLNGRQWVFGRGGANGGSVANWNIYPDTGWVGVVLSNYDDIPLQEILRRETQAITGQPVDPPGGGG; from the coding sequence GTGGATTCAGTACGTGGTATCGACCGGCGGCGGCTGGTCGGATGGGGTGGGTTGGCGGCCGCCGGCCTGGTGGCGGCCGGCGTGCCGCTGGTGGACGCCGAGCCCGGCCACGCTGCCCCGGCCCCGACCGGCTCCGACGCACTCTTCGCACCCGAGCCGTCCGGGCACCACCGGATCCCGCCGGAGACCCGGCCCGGCGGTGCCTACGACCGGTACGTGGCAGAGCTGGCCGCCGAGGACAAGTTCTCCGGCGTGGTGCTGCTGTCACACCGGGGTCGGACCGTGTTGTCGCGCAGCTACGGCATGGCCGACAAGGAGAAGGGGATCCGCAACCACGAGGGCGTCGCGGTCAACCTCGCCTCGGCGAGCCAGCCGTTCCTGGCGGTGGCCGTCCTGCAGTTGGCGCAGCAGGGCAAGGTGAGCCTGTCGGACAAGGTGGGCACCCACCTGACGGGCTTCGCCACGGAGATCGCCGAGCAGGTGACCATCCACCACCTGCTCACCGTCACCGCGGGGCTGGACGCCCCGATGCCGGACTGGCAACGCGTCTTCACCAGCAAGGAGGAGGTGCACACGTACTACGAGCAGTGGACCCGGCAGGCGACGCTGGTGGTTCCCCCCGGTTCGGGCGACCAGGCCCACCTTGCCGGCGGCGGCGCCGGCCTGGCGATCGCGGCGCAGATCGTGGAGGCCGTGACCGGCATGACGTTCTGGGACTACGTGCACGAGCACGTCTTCGGCTGCTCCGGCATGACCGGTTCGGCGTTCTACACCAGGCCGCAGTGGCTCACGGACGAGCACATCGCGCACTCGTACATGCGGCAGGCCGACGGCAGCCGGGTGGACGCCGTCCGCAACCTGGACAAGGGCAGCCCGAGTCCGCAGATGCCAGGCAGGAATCCGGGCCGCGCCTTCATCGGTTACGCCTCGGGCGACGGGTTCGCCACCGCGCCGGACCTGGTCCGGTTCGCGCACGCGCTGCGCGACGGCACGGTGCTGGACCGGCCCTTCGTCGAATTGCTGACCGGGGCCAAGCTCCCCGGCCGCACGCCCACGTCGTACAAGGCGTACTCGGGTCCGCTCCACCTCCTCAACGGACGCCAGTGGGTGTTCGGCCGCGGCGGGGCCAACGGCGGCAGCGTCGCCAACTGGAACATCTACCCGGACACCGGCTGGGTCGGCGTCGTCCTCAGCAACTACGACGACATTCCGTTGCAGGAGATCCTCCGGCGGGAGACCCAGGCCATCACCGGCCAGCCAGTCGACCCACCGGGCGGTGGCGGCTGA